The proteins below are encoded in one region of Bacteroidota bacterium:
- a CDS encoding heavy metal-binding domain-containing protein — MLVVTTNVLEGRKVTRYIGIVSGEAIMGANLFKDLFAGIRDIVGGRSAAYEEELRKAKDIAIAEMSQQAQMMGGNAVIGVDLDYETIGANGSMLMVSASGTAVVLE; from the coding sequence ATGTTAGTCGTAACAACCAATGTTCTTGAAGGAAGAAAAGTCACCCGCTACATCGGCATTGTGAGCGGCGAGGCGATCATGGGCGCAAACCTGTTCAAAGACCTGTTTGCCGGAATCCGTGATATTGTCGGCGGGCGCTCGGCGGCGTACGAGGAGGAACTTCGCAAGGCAAAGGACATTGCCATTGCGGAAATGAGCCAGCAGGCACAGATGATGGGAGGAAACGCGGTCATCGGCGTCGATCTCGATTACGAAACGATCGGCGCAAACGGCAGCATGCTGATGGTGAGCGCAAGCGGAACTGCGGTGGTGCTGGAGTAG
- a CDS encoding GNAT family N-acetyltransferase, producing MRSFAVTDAEAIAKYANNRHVSINLRDSFPYPYTVQDAKRWLRAVKKHQPETGWAIASPQEVIGGIGIHIQPDVYRHSAELGYWVGEPFWKKGIATAAVKAVVDYAFTNFDIVRLFAGVFEWNPASSRVLEKAGFTCESRMRKSVTKDGKHIDQLMYVVLRGEWEERGR from the coding sequence GTGCGGAGCTTCGCCGTTACCGATGCGGAAGCAATTGCAAAGTACGCCAACAACCGGCATGTCTCCATCAACCTTCGCGATTCGTTTCCCTATCCCTATACAGTACAGGACGCGAAACGGTGGCTGCGCGCCGTGAAGAAGCATCAGCCCGAAACGGGTTGGGCTATTGCATCGCCTCAGGAAGTAATCGGCGGAATCGGCATTCACATACAGCCTGATGTGTACCGTCACTCGGCGGAGTTGGGCTACTGGGTCGGAGAGCCCTTCTGGAAAAAAGGAATTGCAACTGCCGCGGTCAAAGCCGTCGTCGACTATGCCTTCACGAATTTCGATATTGTCCGGCTCTTTGCCGGTGTATTCGAGTGGAATCCGGCATCAAGCCGGGTACTTGAAAAGGCCGGATTCACCTGTGAATCACGCATGAGAAAATCCGTCACGAAAGACGGCAAACATATCGACCAGTTGATGTATGTAGTTTTGAGAGGGGAGTGGGAGGAAAGAGGCAGGTAG
- a CDS encoding energy transducer TonB, with the protein MTSPAFAATSRRPAYSVSLVYRAMETERIQQRNILLALVVSVVIHAMVIGAYFVLPAMQSPIDMTKVEWKKPRGIPVERGPINLEDYTLPSPRGGASPKATDIAAGKIVVVPDAVADKTKTLATQHEISRGDAIGGEEGTGDDEGISAGPGTGDIPDVTAEPVPFEIVEHFPEVVKRVTPQYPDLARRAGIEGKVTVRIWVTKEGKVREARIYASDNELFNDAAIEAAKQFVFTPGYMSSGPVDVWVSVPFTFKLKR; encoded by the coding sequence ATGACGTCACCGGCATTTGCTGCAACAAGCAGACGGCCTGCGTATTCCGTTTCGTTGGTCTATCGCGCAATGGAAACGGAACGCATCCAACAACGCAACATTCTTCTTGCGCTGGTTGTTTCGGTTGTGATTCATGCGATGGTGATTGGGGCTTACTTCGTTCTTCCGGCCATGCAATCGCCAATTGACATGACAAAGGTGGAGTGGAAAAAGCCCCGCGGCATCCCCGTAGAACGCGGTCCGATCAATTTGGAAGATTACACTCTTCCCTCACCTCGAGGTGGCGCTTCTCCGAAAGCGACGGATATTGCGGCGGGTAAGATAGTTGTTGTGCCCGATGCCGTTGCCGACAAAACGAAAACACTCGCGACGCAGCATGAAATCTCACGGGGGGATGCCATTGGCGGAGAGGAAGGTACCGGTGACGATGAGGGAATAAGCGCTGGTCCGGGGACCGGCGATATTCCGGATGTAACCGCAGAGCCCGTGCCATTTGAGATTGTTGAACACTTTCCGGAAGTGGTGAAGCGCGTAACCCCGCAGTATCCCGATCTGGCCCGACGGGCGGGTATTGAGGGAAAAGTAACCGTCAGGATTTGGGTGACGAAAGAGGGAAAAGTGCGTGAGGCCCGGATCTATGCAAGCGACAACGAGCTGTTCAACGACGCGGCAATTGAAGCGGCGAAGCAGTTTGTGTTCACACCCGGATATATGAGCAGCGGCCCGGTGGATGTGTGGGTTAGCGTTCCCTTCACCTTCAAACTGAAACGCTAA
- a CDS encoding DUF2200 domain-containing protein, producing MSTHDQRIAQMSFASVYPMYVAKVEKKGRTKKELHLVIEWLTGFDNKKLQELIKAKVTFEEFFRRASLNPNAHLITGVICGYRVEEIKDPLTRQARYLDKLVDELAKGRKMEKILRGS from the coding sequence ATGAGCACGCACGATCAGCGCATCGCACAAATGTCCTTCGCCTCGGTCTATCCGATGTATGTCGCAAAAGTGGAGAAGAAAGGCAGAACGAAGAAAGAGCTGCATCTGGTCATCGAGTGGTTAACAGGCTTCGATAACAAAAAGCTGCAGGAATTGATTAAGGCAAAAGTGACGTTTGAGGAATTCTTCCGGCGAGCGTCGCTAAACCCCAATGCACACCTCATCACCGGAGTCATCTGCGGGTATCGTGTGGAGGAGATCAAAGATCCGCTGACCCGACAGGCCAGGTATTTGGACAAGTTAGTGGATGAACTGGCGAAAGGCAGAAAAATGGAGAAGATTCTGCGCGGCTCGTAG
- a CDS encoding DEAD/DEAH box helicase: protein MKKVIKKVASWLSGKIRGKKKTPATVEPPKQRQQTPPKRESSRRGYQGKNPRPQSQRGERPRQQRSERPQRADNRTRPQRPPTRPPRQHSQPRTQREPEAPLVDNWQISQFDVPPIEGKTRFHDFNLPNPIMHAIADLNFQYCTAVQAEILPKSLEGKDCTGRAQTGTGKSAAFLITILSHLLRKPLAERRKASPRALILAPTRELVLQIEKDAKSLSKYTHAKIVAVFGGMDYERQKRWLDGQVDIVVATPGRLIDFQKQHHIHLSHVEILVIDEADRMLDMGFIPDIRKIVMSTPHKDKRQTMFFTATLTDDVRRLAGNWTREAHHVDIEPEQVSVKAIDQRVYIVTTEDKLKLLYNMIVQENLERVIVFGNRKDSTHRLAEQLMSRGISCGLLSGDVSQHERVKTLEGFREGKFRILVATDVAARGLHIEGVSHVVNYNLPLDAEDYVHRIGRTGRAGASGISVSFACEEDGMQIPLIEEFIGRKLESIYPPEEWLKELPPPVAGSPKIRIEAKKKYDRPRRFDRPRRSGPRRPGHGGGEKK, encoded by the coding sequence ATGAAAAAAGTCATCAAGAAAGTTGCTTCATGGTTAAGCGGCAAGATTCGGGGAAAGAAAAAGACCCCGGCCACCGTTGAACCGCCCAAGCAGCGGCAGCAGACACCGCCAAAACGTGAGAGCAGCCGGCGCGGGTATCAGGGGAAGAATCCTCGTCCGCAGAGTCAGCGGGGTGAGCGACCACGACAACAGCGAAGCGAGCGGCCGCAGAGAGCCGATAATCGTACTCGCCCGCAACGCCCTCCAACACGACCGCCTCGTCAACATTCGCAGCCTCGAACCCAGCGTGAACCTGAAGCACCACTTGTTGATAATTGGCAGATTTCACAGTTTGATGTCCCGCCGATCGAAGGAAAGACCCGTTTTCATGACTTCAACCTTCCGAACCCAATCATGCATGCAATCGCCGACCTGAACTTTCAGTATTGCACGGCGGTGCAGGCGGAGATTCTGCCAAAATCGTTGGAGGGGAAAGACTGTACGGGCAGGGCGCAAACAGGTACGGGAAAGAGTGCCGCATTCTTGATCACGATTCTCTCACATCTGCTTCGCAAACCTCTTGCGGAGCGGCGAAAGGCAAGCCCGCGGGCGCTGATTCTTGCCCCGACGCGTGAGCTTGTGTTGCAAATTGAGAAGGATGCCAAATCACTTTCAAAATACACACATGCGAAAATCGTGGCGGTGTTTGGCGGAATGGACTACGAGCGGCAGAAGCGATGGCTTGACGGGCAGGTGGATATTGTTGTTGCAACGCCGGGAAGGTTGATTGATTTTCAAAAGCAACATCATATTCATCTCTCCCACGTTGAGATACTGGTTATTGACGAAGCGGACAGGATGCTGGATATGGGGTTCATTCCCGATATCCGCAAGATCGTGATGAGCACGCCTCACAAAGACAAACGGCAGACGATGTTCTTCACGGCAACACTCACGGATGATGTACGGCGGTTGGCCGGAAATTGGACCCGCGAAGCGCATCACGTTGATATCGAACCGGAACAGGTAAGCGTGAAAGCAATTGATCAGCGCGTCTATATCGTGACCACAGAAGACAAGCTGAAGCTCCTCTACAACATGATCGTGCAGGAAAATCTGGAGCGGGTGATTGTGTTTGGAAACAGAAAAGACAGCACGCACAGGCTTGCGGAACAACTGATGTCGCGGGGAATTTCCTGCGGATTACTTTCCGGAGATGTGTCACAGCATGAACGCGTGAAAACGTTGGAGGGATTCCGGGAAGGAAAGTTCAGGATCCTTGTCGCAACCGATGTCGCGGCACGAGGCCTGCACATCGAAGGAGTCAGCCATGTCGTGAACTACAACCTGCCGCTTGATGCAGAAGACTACGTTCACCGCATCGGCAGAACAGGAAGGGCGGGCGCAAGCGGCATTTCCGTGAGCTTTGCTTGCGAAGAAGACGGGATGCAGATTCCTCTCATTGAAGAGTTTATCGGCAGAAAGCTCGAATCCATCTATCCTCCCGAAGAATGGCTGAAGGAACTGCCTCCTCCCGTTGCCGGCTCTCCGAAAATCCGGATTGAGGCAAAGAAGAAATACGACCGCCCCCGGCGATTCGATCGCCCCCGCCGAAGCGGCCCTCGCCGTCCCGGCCACGGAGGCGGAGAGAAGAAGTGA
- a CDS encoding DUF4126 domain-containing protein: MESETVVSILVGVALAAACGFRVFVPLLAISIASYAGHLSLASGFEWVGTLPALIAFGVATVVEIAGYYIPWVDHLLDVIATPAAVVAGSIAMASSVVGMSPFLQWTLAIIAGGGIAGLVQAFTGVTRLSSSMSTGGLGNPVVSTAEAGGAVTLSVLAILVPLVAAVLVVVVLVVSTRILYRKLIRTT, from the coding sequence ATGGAATCGGAGACCGTCGTCAGCATTCTGGTAGGCGTTGCGCTTGCGGCGGCCTGCGGCTTTCGTGTGTTTGTTCCGTTGCTGGCAATAAGCATTGCCTCCTACGCCGGACATCTCTCCCTCGCCTCCGGCTTTGAGTGGGTCGGAACTCTTCCCGCTCTTATTGCATTCGGCGTTGCAACCGTTGTGGAAATTGCCGGCTATTACATCCCGTGGGTTGATCATCTGCTCGACGTTATTGCAACCCCTGCCGCGGTTGTGGCCGGCTCAATTGCAATGGCCTCGTCTGTTGTCGGCATGAGTCCGTTCCTGCAATGGACGTTGGCAATCATCGCGGGCGGCGGAATCGCCGGATTGGTGCAGGCGTTCACCGGTGTTACGCGCCTGAGTTCATCCATGTCAACCGGCGGACTGGGCAATCCCGTTGTTTCAACGGCCGAAGCGGGCGGAGCGGTAACGCTCTCTGTGCTCGCTATTCTTGTGCCTCTCGTGGCAGCCGTACTTGTTGTTGTTGTACTCGTTGTCAGTACCCGGATTCTGTACAGGAAGCTGATACGGACGACGTAG
- a CDS encoding T9SS type A sorting domain-containing protein translates to MDVYATYTDDGGNTFAPNQRLTTRSFRINITGAAGPTYRGDYDAITSNRFASMAVWTDFRNAPSPNYTGMTAYFPDFAMLVRSNRDTLKFVDSTTAVLKVPAVKLYTYGVKFTATVSPAAPFELTFPNGDSLASVPDSLILKIKTNGVTTGNYTITVTGRGPNGTPAHRRTIPIRVQFIPNTVAVLQPNGGEIWVQSQSREINWTKAGDVTNVRVEYSTNNGSAWTLINASAPGTSLNWTVPSTPTTQALVRVAWVDSVNTVQDQSDAPFTISAPAAVISTAPDSLRAIVQAGNNFGFDTLRITNSGTISLNWSTTGTAWANGFPASGTVTAGATNAAPVRFSSAGLIGGTYWGNLAVSSNDPFNPSVNVPMRLTVVGTAQITVVPADTLNFGPVLIGTTDTLAVKVYNVGTDTLRGTSNVIPIGRFASITPSFKVAPNDSGVVRVIFIPLDSTTNYQSTLRVVSNDPDPSRDTVFVILRGRGTSTTSVRITSHDIVPERFLLEQNYPNPFNPSTTIRFGIPAGVSGSEPAILTVYDVVGREVATLVSEKLSPGTYSVQFETHGLSSGIYFYRLTAGKFMDTKKMILTK, encoded by the coding sequence ATGGATGTGTATGCGACATATACCGACGATGGCGGGAACACCTTTGCGCCGAATCAACGGCTCACAACCCGGTCGTTCAGAATCAACATCACGGGTGCCGCCGGCCCGACATATCGCGGCGATTACGATGCTATCACGTCCAACCGCTTTGCGTCGATGGCTGTGTGGACGGATTTCCGCAATGCCCCCAGCCCGAACTATACCGGCATGACGGCATACTTCCCCGACTTTGCAATGCTTGTCAGATCGAACCGTGATACGCTGAAGTTTGTGGACAGTACAACCGCCGTGCTGAAAGTGCCTGCCGTGAAGTTGTACACGTATGGTGTGAAGTTCACGGCAACGGTTTCACCGGCCGCGCCGTTTGAACTGACGTTCCCGAACGGCGACTCGCTTGCGAGTGTGCCGGATTCTCTCATTCTGAAAATCAAAACCAACGGCGTCACAACCGGCAACTACACGATAACCGTAACCGGTCGCGGGCCGAACGGGACACCGGCACACCGGCGTACCATTCCAATTCGCGTCCAGTTCATCCCCAACACGGTCGCGGTGTTGCAGCCTAACGGAGGGGAAATCTGGGTACAAAGCCAATCACGGGAAATCAACTGGACGAAGGCGGGAGATGTTACCAACGTACGCGTCGAGTACTCCACAAACAACGGATCGGCCTGGACGCTCATCAATGCAAGCGCGCCCGGAACATCGTTGAACTGGACCGTACCGTCAACCCCCACAACGCAAGCGCTCGTGCGTGTTGCCTGGGTGGATAGCGTCAATACCGTGCAAGACCAGAGCGATGCGCCCTTCACGATTTCAGCGCCGGCTGCCGTGATTTCGACAGCGCCGGATTCGTTGCGCGCCATTGTGCAGGCGGGCAACAATTTCGGGTTCGACACGCTGCGCATCACAAACAGCGGAACTATCTCGCTCAACTGGTCAACCACCGGAACGGCTTGGGCAAACGGCTTCCCGGCAAGCGGCACGGTTACGGCGGGGGCAACAAATGCGGCGCCCGTCCGGTTTAGCTCGGCAGGATTGATAGGCGGAACCTACTGGGGCAACCTCGCAGTTTCGAGCAACGATCCATTCAACCCTTCAGTGAATGTTCCGATGCGGCTTACCGTGGTGGGCACGGCCCAGATTACCGTGGTGCCGGCCGACACACTCAATTTTGGTCCGGTACTTATCGGCACAACCGATACGCTTGCCGTCAAGGTATATAACGTTGGCACCGACACGCTGCGCGGCACATCCAACGTCATCCCGATCGGGCGGTTTGCCTCGATTACCCCGAGCTTCAAAGTTGCTCCGAACGATTCCGGGGTTGTTCGCGTGATCTTCATTCCGCTCGATTCGACAACCAACTACCAGTCAACGCTGCGGGTGGTCAGCAACGATCCCGACCCGTCACGCGACACGGTGTTTGTGATATTGCGAGGCAGGGGCACAAGTACAACTTCCGTGCGCATAACCTCGCACGACATTGTGCCCGAGAGATTCCTGCTTGAGCAGAATTACCCGAATCCCTTCAACCCTTCGACAACGATCCGGTTCGGCATACCGGCAGGAGTTTCCGGCTCCGAGCCTGCTATCCTGACCGTGTATGATGTGGTGGGACGTGAAGTGGCAACACTGGTGAGCGAGAAGCTCTCGCCCGGCACCTACAGCGTGCAATTTGAAACACACGGACTTTCCAGCGGCATTTACTTCTACCGCCTCACCGCCGGCAAGTTCATGGACACGAAGAAGATGATTTTGACGAAGTAA
- a CDS encoding glycosyl hydrolase — translation MKRISYIFFASLLLLSTRSFSQGKQDGSKLGSSAFEGLKFRSIGPALTSGRIGDIAVNPGNTSEWYIAVASGGVWKTANAGTTFEPIFDGEESYSIGCVTIDPNNPFVVWVGTGENNSQRSVSYGDGVYRSDDGGKSWKNMGLKKSEHIGKILVDPRNSNIVYVAAQGPLWGPGGDRGLFKTTNGGTSWDSVLFISKHTGVSDIVMDPRNPDVLYAAAYQRRRHVFTLINGGPESAIYKSEDAGKSWKKLAGGLPTGDVGRIGLAISPVNPDVLYAIIELPNRKGGFYRSTNRGASWEKRSDYISGSPQYYNELFCDPKEVDRVYSMDVFLKVTNDGGKTFSNLGGSNRHVDDHAFWINPDNTNHYIVGGDGGIYESFDRAATWNFKANLPVTQFYRVEVDNSKPFYFVYGGTQDNFTLGGPSRTISSSGIVNSDWFVTTSGDGFFTRIDPEDPNIVYSESQYGVLVRFDRRTGEQVGIQPKEDKGDPALRWNWDSPLIISPHKHTRLYFAAQRVFRSDDRGDSWTPISGDLTRQIDRNTLPVMERIWSMDAVAKNSSTSQFGNIVSLSESPKKEGLIYAGTDDGLIQVTENGGTTWRKIEKFPGVAEMAYVSRLEASLHDANTVYAAFDNHKNADFKPYLLKSVDAGRTWTSISSNLPANGTVYAVVEDHVNPKLLFAGTEFGVYVTIDGGTRWTRLKGGVPTIAVRDIAIQRRENDLVLGTFGRGFYILDDYTPLRTLTIQDLEKEALLFTPKEALMYIESRPLGMKGKAFQGDSYFAADNPPFGATFTYYLKDAYKTKKKARQDEEKEIIKKGGTPRIPSWEELRAEDTEEEPAIILTITDREGNIVRRLNGKNSTGFTRLSWDLRYAATSPTDLSGPGDNPFDEGEQGVLALPGTYNVSIAKRVNGVTTPLAGPQTFTCVVLGTPSLPAADRAALLAFQAKVGELERAMTGAIRVAGEIRNKLPYWKKALHDTPGAAPTLRDDVTAIDAKSREILLALTGDNTKKSRSVDVPPAIRDRVMGIIYDQWLSTSAPTATHTRGYDIAAGEFASVLAKLKTLIEVDVKNLEAAMERSGAPWTPGRVPDWKPR, via the coding sequence ATGAAACGCATATCCTATATTTTCTTCGCTTCACTTCTTCTGTTATCAACACGTTCATTCTCTCAAGGGAAGCAAGACGGGAGCAAGCTGGGTTCATCAGCATTTGAAGGATTGAAATTTCGATCCATCGGCCCGGCGCTCACGTCGGGGCGCATCGGCGACATTGCTGTCAATCCCGGCAATACAAGCGAGTGGTACATTGCCGTCGCATCGGGCGGCGTCTGGAAAACGGCCAATGCCGGAACAACGTTCGAACCGATTTTTGACGGCGAGGAATCGTATTCAATCGGATGCGTCACGATTGATCCCAACAACCCCTTCGTTGTCTGGGTTGGAACCGGCGAGAACAACAGCCAGCGCAGCGTGTCGTACGGCGACGGCGTGTATCGTTCGGATGACGGCGGCAAGAGTTGGAAGAATATGGGGTTGAAGAAATCCGAGCACATCGGCAAAATCCTCGTCGATCCGCGCAACTCGAACATTGTGTATGTTGCGGCTCAAGGGCCGCTGTGGGGACCCGGCGGCGACCGCGGTTTGTTCAAAACGACAAATGGCGGCACGTCGTGGGATTCCGTCCTCTTTATCAGCAAACACACCGGAGTAAGCGATATTGTGATGGATCCGCGCAACCCGGACGTCCTGTACGCCGCAGCATATCAGCGAAGACGTCACGTCTTCACACTCATCAACGGCGGACCGGAATCCGCCATCTACAAATCGGAAGATGCAGGAAAGAGTTGGAAAAAACTGGCCGGCGGTTTGCCAACGGGCGACGTCGGGCGCATCGGCCTTGCGATTTCGCCGGTGAATCCCGATGTCCTGTATGCCATCATTGAACTGCCGAACCGGAAAGGGGGCTTCTATCGCTCGACAAATCGCGGCGCCTCATGGGAAAAGCGGAGCGATTACATAAGCGGAAGTCCGCAATACTACAACGAATTATTCTGCGACCCGAAGGAGGTCGACCGGGTGTATTCGATGGATGTATTTCTGAAAGTGACGAACGACGGAGGCAAGACATTCAGCAACCTCGGCGGCAGCAACAGGCATGTCGACGACCACGCTTTCTGGATCAATCCCGACAATACGAATCACTATATTGTCGGCGGAGACGGCGGGATATATGAAAGCTTCGATCGTGCAGCGACATGGAACTTCAAGGCAAATCTGCCCGTCACGCAATTCTATCGTGTCGAAGTTGACAATTCCAAGCCCTTCTATTTTGTGTACGGCGGCACACAGGATAACTTCACGCTCGGCGGCCCGTCGCGCACGATCAGTTCTTCGGGGATCGTCAACTCAGATTGGTTTGTGACAACGAGCGGCGACGGCTTCTTCACTCGTATCGATCCGGAAGATCCGAATATCGTCTATTCCGAATCCCAATACGGCGTGTTGGTACGCTTCGACAGAAGAACAGGCGAGCAGGTCGGCATTCAACCCAAAGAGGATAAAGGCGATCCGGCATTGCGCTGGAACTGGGATTCGCCGCTTATCATCAGTCCGCATAAGCACACGCGCCTCTACTTTGCCGCGCAACGAGTGTTTCGCAGTGATGATCGGGGTGATTCGTGGACTCCTATCAGCGGTGACCTGACGCGGCAGATTGATCGCAACACGCTTCCCGTCATGGAGAGAATCTGGAGTATGGACGCTGTGGCAAAAAATTCTTCCACATCACAATTCGGCAATATCGTTTCCCTTTCCGAATCTCCCAAAAAGGAAGGCCTGATCTATGCCGGGACTGATGACGGCCTGATTCAGGTGACGGAAAACGGCGGCACAACATGGAGAAAGATCGAGAAGTTTCCCGGCGTTGCGGAGATGGCTTACGTGAGCCGCCTCGAAGCGTCGCTGCATGATGCCAATACAGTCTACGCTGCATTCGACAATCACAAGAACGCCGACTTCAAGCCGTATCTTCTGAAAAGCGTCGATGCAGGCCGGACGTGGACATCCATCAGCAGCAATCTTCCCGCCAACGGTACGGTGTATGCCGTCGTTGAAGATCACGTGAATCCGAAGCTTCTTTTTGCCGGAACAGAATTCGGCGTCTACGTTACCATTGACGGCGGAACAAGATGGACCCGGTTGAAAGGCGGAGTGCCGACGATTGCCGTGAGAGACATCGCCATCCAGCGGCGGGAAAACGACTTAGTGCTGGGCACATTCGGACGCGGCTTCTACATTCTCGACGACTATACTCCGTTGCGAACTCTCACGATACAGGATCTTGAAAAGGAGGCCCTGCTGTTCACGCCGAAGGAGGCGCTGATGTATATTGAATCACGCCCGCTCGGTATGAAGGGAAAGGCGTTTCAAGGAGATTCGTACTTTGCCGCCGACAATCCCCCGTTCGGCGCGACGTTCACCTATTATTTGAAAGATGCCTACAAAACCAAAAAGAAGGCGCGCCAGGATGAGGAAAAGGAGATCATCAAGAAAGGCGGAACTCCGCGCATCCCTTCGTGGGAAGAGTTGCGTGCGGAGGATACCGAGGAAGAGCCGGCAATCATCCTCACAATAACGGATCGGGAAGGCAACATCGTACGCCGTTTGAACGGAAAGAACTCGACAGGATTCACCAGGCTATCGTGGGATCTTCGATACGCGGCCACATCACCGACGGATCTTTCCGGCCCGGGCGACAACCCGTTTGATGAAGGCGAGCAGGGAGTGCTTGCCCTTCCCGGCACATACAATGTAAGTATTGCAAAGAGAGTGAATGGCGTAACGACACCGCTTGCCGGTCCCCAGACGTTTACCTGTGTTGTACTCGGCACCCCGTCGCTGCCTGCAGCGGATCGGGCGGCACTTCTTGCATTTCAAGCCAAGGTTGGAGAACTCGAGCGGGCAATGACCGGCGCAATACGCGTTGCCGGAGAAATCAGGAACAAACTCCCCTACTGGAAGAAAGCCCTTCACGATACACCGGGCGCAGCACCGACACTTCGCGACGACGTGACGGCTATCGACGCGAAGAGCAGGGAAATCCTGCTGGCACTGACCGGCGACAATACAAAAAAGTCCCGCAGCGTTGATGTGCCTCCTGCTATCCGCGACAGAGTGATGGGAATTATCTACGACCAATGGCTGTCAACTTCAGCGCCGACCGCAACACACACACGCGGGTATGATATTGCTGCCGGAGAATTTGCGTCCGTTCTCGCCAAACTGAAAACATTGATAGAGGTGGATGTCAAGAATCTCGAGGCGGCGATGGAACGTTCCGGAGCCCCGTGGACGCCGGGACGTGTACCTGATTGGAAACCGCGCTGA
- a CDS encoding rhomboid family intramembrane serine protease, producing MLTPWVLRLIIANVVVYVLTVFRPLILQYFAFVPFDFFNRPWTIVTYMFLHDISGFWHIAFNMLGLFFFGPRLETELGSKHFLGLYFVSGLMGAVLSLVFNPFSPIIGASGALFGVLIAYAMFWPRDKVFIWGILPVEVRIMVAIMTLLALFGGFGAVSDGIAHFAHLGGFVGGFAYIKILRHTEQLKHLQRQIVEPIASIGDVQRWKAIQRDRLHEINREEYDRIMAKLDAKGVTSLTEVEKGFLNRFSSV from the coding sequence ATGCTCACACCCTGGGTTTTGAGACTTATTATTGCGAATGTTGTTGTGTACGTGCTGACGGTATTTCGCCCGCTGATCTTGCAGTACTTCGCATTCGTGCCGTTTGATTTTTTCAACCGGCCGTGGACGATCGTCACGTACATGTTCCTGCACGACATCAGCGGGTTCTGGCACATTGCGTTCAACATGCTCGGCTTGTTCTTCTTCGGGCCGCGGCTTGAAACCGAGTTGGGCAGCAAGCACTTTCTCGGCCTTTACTTCGTCAGCGGATTGATGGGGGCGGTACTCTCGCTTGTATTCAATCCTTTCTCACCAATCATCGGAGCATCCGGGGCGTTGTTCGGCGTACTGATTGCGTACGCAATGTTCTGGCCGCGTGACAAAGTGTTTATTTGGGGGATTCTGCCGGTCGAAGTCCGCATCATGGTTGCAATCATGACGCTGCTCGCGCTGTTCGGCGGGTTCGGAGCCGTGAGCGACGGCATTGCCCATTTTGCCCATCTCGGCGGATTTGTCGGCGGATTCGCCTACATCAAGATTCTCCGTCACACCGAGCAACTCAAACACTTACAGCGGCAGATTGTCGAACCGATCGCTTCCATTGGCGATGTCCAGCGCTGGAAGGCAATACAGCGCGATCGCTTGCATGAAATAAACCGCGAGGAATACGACCGCATCATGGCAAAGCTCGACGCAAAAGGCGTGACGAGTCTGACCGAAGTTGAGAAAGGATTCCTCAACCGCTTCAGTAGCGTTTGA